The following are encoded in a window of Gossypium raimondii isolate GPD5lz chromosome 13, ASM2569854v1, whole genome shotgun sequence genomic DNA:
- the LOC105784214 gene encoding uncharacterized protein LOC105784214 isoform X1, with the protein MKEEDVNRCQIQEWYPRFKLVSTRTFIHELPESFVQYLLDDSGPFLLPVSISNEDAFPNRIHNPEEEEDYQVSEGSGDEAEPLSPPSFPELELKIKESIETLGGAIFPKLNWSAPKDSAWISTSGTLRCTTFSEIALLLRSSDSLIHDLCHAYDSCSDKTMSMPPNFFLALRKWYPSFQPEMEFRCFVRGQKLVGISQREVTTFYPVLCEKKNDLEVLIEEFFNGIVRLKFESNDYTFDVYVTQDERVKVLDFNPWGAFTLPLLFTWEELEQKPREGDDLDFRIVESRCAVQPGLKTAVPYDYLDVSAGSGWDQFLRNAGEELQRQTKSPEAGA; encoded by the coding sequence ATGAAGGAAGAAGATGTAAACAGATGCCAGATTCAAGAATGGTAcccaagatttaaattagtgTCAACTAGGACTTTCATTCATGAGCTTCCTGAATCTTTTGTCCAGTATCTACTTGATGATTCAGGACCTTTCCTCCTTCCTGTTTCAATCTCAAATGAGGATGCCTTTCCGAATAGAATTCATAATCCAGAAGAGGAGGAAGATTATCAGGTATCAGAAGGATCTGGAGATGAAGCAGAACCTTTATCGCCCCCTTCTTTCCCAGAACTTGAGTTGAAGATTAAGGAGTCAATTGAAACCCTTGGGGGTGCAATCTTTCCTAAGTTAAATTGGAGTGCGCCAAAGGACTCTGCATGGATAAGCACCTCCGGGACTCTTCGATGCACTACATTCAGCGAGATTGCTCTCTTGCTTCGGTCATCTGATTCCTTGATTCATGATCTATGTCATGCATATGATTCATGCAGTGACAAAACCATGTCAATGCCCCCAAATTTCTTCCTTGCCCTTCGGAAATGGTACCCAAGTTTCCAACCTGAAATGGAATTCCGTTGCTTTGTAAGGGGCCAGAAGCTTGTTGGAATTTCACAGCGGGAGGTCACTACATTTTATCCAGTTCTTTGTGAGAAGAAAAATGATCTTGAAGTGTTGATTGAAGAATTCTTTAATGGCATTGTGAGGCTGAAATTTGAATCCAATGATTACACATTTGATGTTTATGTTACACAGGATGAACGTGTAAAGGTGTTGGATTTCAATCCTTGGGGTGCTTTTACATTGCCTTTGCTGTTCACCTGGGAGGAATTGGAGCAGAAACCCAGGGAAGGAGATGATTTGGACTTCAGAATTGTAGAGAGCCGATGCGCTGTTCAGCCAGGTTTGAAGACAGCAGTTCCATATGATTACTTGGATGTTAGTGCAGGGAGTGGTTGGGACCAATTCCTGAGAAATGCTGGTGAAGAGTTGCAGCGGCAGACCAAGTCTCCTGAAGCAGGAGCCTAA
- the LOC128036177 gene encoding uncharacterized protein LOC128036177, producing the protein MWQMFAGNVAIGENAWAPSSGVLPSGVPMGNDAPNEGFGDSDEHSNENECIPPDEVPSNPSHEISNRRKQTLGAVHGKGKKSSSSRKSSRNTLTTQIEKLCESMASPRKSVNEIIFPHSQYTISNAMDALRALGDEIPKKDELYYFATKMFQILVKREVFLNLDPDDRVWWLRYAEQNPIASFSSLVATSSFPFQPYHQPLPP; encoded by the coding sequence ATGTGGCAAATGTTTGCTGGCAATGTAGCCATTGGAGAGAACGCATGGGCACCTTCGTCTGGTGTTCTTCCAAGTGGGGTTCCTATGGGAAATGATGCACCTAATGAGGGTTTTGGTGATTCAGATGAACATAGTAACGAGAATGAATGTATTCCTCCTGATGAGGTACCATCAAACCCTTCTCATGAAATTTCTAATCGAAGAAAGCAAACACTTGGGGCTGTACAcggtaaaggaaaaaaatcaagttcaagtagaaaatcatcaagaaatacATTAACTACTCAGATTGAAAAATTGTGTGAGAGTATGGCTAGTCCAAGGAAGTCagtaaatgaaattatttttcctcacTCTCAATATACTATTTCAAATGCAATGGATGCTTTGCGTGCTTTGGGAgatgaaattccaaaaaaagaTGAATTGTACTATTTTGCCACCAAAATGTTCCAAATACTGGTGAAACGAGAAGTGTTTTTAAACTTAGATCCAGATGATAGGGTTTGGTGGCTTCGGTATGCTGAACAAAATCCAATTGCATCATTTTCGTCCTTGGTAGCAACATCCTCATTTCCCTTCCAACCATACCATCAACCACTTCCACCATAA
- the LOC105784214 gene encoding uncharacterized protein LOC105784214 isoform X2, with protein sequence MKEEDVNRCQIQEWYPRFKLVSTRTFIHELPESFVQYLLDDSGPFLLPVSISNEDAFPNRIHNPEEEEDYQVSEGSGDEAEPLSPPSFPELELKIKESIETLGGAIFPKLNWSAPKDSAWISTSGTLRCTTFSEIALLLRSSDSLIHDLCHAYDSCSDKTMSMPPNFFLALRKWYPSFQPEMEFRCFVRGQKLVGISQREDERVKVLDFNPWGAFTLPLLFTWEELEQKPREGDDLDFRIVESRCAVQPGLKTAVPYDYLDVSAGSGWDQFLRNAGEELQRQTKSPEAGA encoded by the exons ATGAAGGAAGAAGATGTAAACAGATGCCAGATTCAAGAATGGTAcccaagatttaaattagtgTCAACTAGGACTTTCATTCATGAGCTTCCTGAATCTTTTGTCCAGTATCTACTTGATGATTCAGGACCTTTCCTCCTTCCTGTTTCAATCTCAAATGAGGATGCCTTTCCGAATAGAATTCATAATCCAGAAGAGGAGGAAGATTATCAGGTATCAGAAGGATCTGGAGATGAAGCAGAACCTTTATCGCCCCCTTCTTTCCCAGAACTTGAGTTGAAGATTAAGGAGTCAATTGAAACCCTTGGGGGTGCAATCTTTCCTAAGTTAAATTGGAGTGCGCCAAAGGACTCTGCATGGATAAGCACCTCCGGGACTCTTCGATGCACTACATTCAGCGAGATTGCTCTCTTGCTTCGGTCATCTGATTCCTTGATTCATGATCTATGTCATGCATATGATTCATGCAGTGACAAAACCATGTCAATGCCCCCAAATTTCTTCCTTGCCCTTCGGAAATGGTACCCAAGTTTCCAACCTGAAATGGAATTCCGTTGCTTTGTAAGGGGCCAGAAGCTTGTTGGAATTTCACAGCGGGAG GATGAACGTGTAAAGGTGTTGGATTTCAATCCTTGGGGTGCTTTTACATTGCCTTTGCTGTTCACCTGGGAGGAATTGGAGCAGAAACCCAGGGAAGGAGATGATTTGGACTTCAGAATTGTAGAGAGCCGATGCGCTGTTCAGCCAGGTTTGAAGACAGCAGTTCCATATGATTACTTGGATGTTAGTGCAGGGAGTGGTTGGGACCAATTCCTGAGAAATGCTGGTGAAGAGTTGCAGCGGCAGACCAAGTCTCCTGAAGCAGGAGCCTAA
- the LOC105784214 gene encoding uncharacterized protein LOC105784214 isoform X3: MKEEDVNRCQIQEWYPRFKLVSTRTFIHELPESFVQYLLDDSGPFLLPVSISNEDAFPNRIHNPEEEEDYQVSEGSGDEAEPLSPPSFPELELKIKESIETLGGAIFPKLNWSAPKDSAWISTSGTLRCTTFSEIALLLRSSDSLIHDLCHAYDSCSDKTMSMPPNFFLALRKWYPSFQPEMEFRCFVRGQKLVGISQREVTTFYPVL; encoded by the exons ATGAAGGAAGAAGATGTAAACAGATGCCAGATTCAAGAATGGTAcccaagatttaaattagtgTCAACTAGGACTTTCATTCATGAGCTTCCTGAATCTTTTGTCCAGTATCTACTTGATGATTCAGGACCTTTCCTCCTTCCTGTTTCAATCTCAAATGAGGATGCCTTTCCGAATAGAATTCATAATCCAGAAGAGGAGGAAGATTATCAGGTATCAGAAGGATCTGGAGATGAAGCAGAACCTTTATCGCCCCCTTCTTTCCCAGAACTTGAGTTGAAGATTAAGGAGTCAATTGAAACCCTTGGGGGTGCAATCTTTCCTAAGTTAAATTGGAGTGCGCCAAAGGACTCTGCATGGATAAGCACCTCCGGGACTCTTCGATGCACTACATTCAGCGAGATTGCTCTCTTGCTTCGGTCATCTGATTCCTTGATTCATGATCTATGTCATGCATATGATTCATGCAGTGACAAAACCATGTCAATGCCCCCAAATTTCTTCCTTGCCCTTCGGAAATGGTACCCAAGTTTCCAACCTGAAATGGAATTCCGTTGCTTTGTAAGGGGCCAGAAGCTTGTTGGAATTTCACAGCGGGAGGTCACTACATTTTATCCAGTTCTTT GA
- the LOC105783858 gene encoding uncharacterized protein LOC105783858, with protein MMRTQGSFLLFSATLLIGLFKQNHNKKGKKKKKKEKSMANTLFAAIDMGTNAFKLLIVQAHLPGKFIPLLTVREHVVLGRDSPSSTISTHSQNLSIKSLQNFNKLIQTHNVPLLHTRCVATSAVREAQNKAEFIHSISETTGFKVDVLSGEEEARFSYLGALQFFPVFENLVLNIDIGGGSTEFAIGLRGKVEFCLSLKLGHVTLTQQNFGDEEAERASNMREYIRNVIKESGLIDKVKNIGFEIALGSSGTIRAIEKAVFKGYALDFADTEALLSECKRDWKFSIEELKSVVERLCKGGEGQNVRRDGFFKRRSESIVAGGILLDEIFDLLGIKEMLVSGYGLREGLIADSLAKVFDDGYDLNANARFRSILRLATRFNSKRITTSAAEIASIAREIFEGLRKYKELDNDGINLTVDLDEKDLENLEAACLLHNIGLSTGKKGYHKKSYHIIMNGNHLRGYSAEEVKLIALLTRHHRKKLPKLDDASFNELEEAKQKFKVLCAIIRLSVVLHRNGYINYREMDFSHSHEGFKLVIGEERGLNHQPVVEQCVTDKFAVELTHELDYFKKVLKQELSVELKAPPFCSNESSKGSY; from the exons ATGATGAG GACCCAAGGCTCATTCCTTCTCTTTTCGGCAACATTGCTCATTGGGTTGTTTAAACAGAATCATAATAAGaagggcaaaaaaaaaaaaaaaaaggaaaagtccatggccAACACTCTCTTCGCTGCCATTGACATGGGCACCAATGCCTTCAAGCTTCTCATAGTTCAAGCTCATCTCCCAGGCAAATTTATCCCTCTTTTAACCGTCAGAGAGCATGTCGTTTTAGGCCGCGATTCGCCTTCTTCCACCATCTCCACCCATTCCCAAAACCTCTCTATCAAATCCCTTCAGAATTTCAATAAGCTTATTCAAACCCATAATGTTCCCCTACTCCACACTCGCTGCGTCGCCACATCTGCTGTCCGCGAAGCCCAAAACAAGGCCGAATTCATTCACTCAATCTCTGAAACCACCGGGTTCAAAGTTGATGTTTTATCAGGCGAAGAGGAAGCCCGATTCTCTTATCTGGGCGCTCTCCAATTTTTTCCGGTTTTTGAGAATTTGGTTTTGAACATCGATATCGGAGGTGGGTCAACTGAGTTTGCTATTGGGTTGCGTGGAAAGGTCGAATTTTGTTTGTCTTTAAAGCTTGGCCACGTTACTTTGACTCAACAGAATTTCGGGGATGAAGAAGCTGAAAGAGCTTCGAATATGAGGGAGTATATTAGGAATGTCATTAAGGAATCTGGGTTAATTGACAAGGTTAAAAACATTGGGTTTGAAATAGCTTTGGGGTCATCAGGGACGATAAGAGCCATTGAGAAAGCAGTTTTCAAAGGGTATGCATTAGATTTTGCTGATACCGAAGCTTTGCTTAGTGAATGTAAAAGGGATTGGAAGTTTAGTATAGAGGAATTAAAGAGTGTTGTTGAGAGGTTATGTAAGGGAGGAGAAGGACAAAACGTAAGGAGAGATGGGTTTTTTAAGAGAAGATCAGAGTCCATTGTTGCTGGTGGGATTTTGTTGGATGAGATATTTGATCTGCTTGGGATTAAAGAAATGTTGGTTTCTGGTTATGGATTGAGAGAAGGTTTGATAGCTGATAGTTTAGCTAAGGTCTTTGATGATGGTTATGATTTGAATGCCAACGCTCGGTTTCGGTCCATTTTACGGCTTGCTACAAGGTTTAATAGCAAAAGGATAACCACTTCTGCTGCTGAAATTGCTAGCATTGCAAGG GAGATTTTTGAAGGCTTAAGAAAATACAAGGAGCTTGATAACGATGGAATTAACCTTACTGTTGATTTAGATGAAAAAGATCTGGAAAATCTTGAGGCTGCATGTTTACTTCACAATATAGGGCTCTCCACTGGTAAAAAGGGTTACCATAAGAAGTCATATCACATTATCATG AATGGAAATCATCTTCGTGGTTATAGTGCTGAGGAGGTCAAG TTAATAGCTCTTCTTACAAGACACCATAGGAAGAAATTACCCAAGTTGGATGATGCTTCTTTTAATGAGTTAGAAGAG GCAAAgcagaaattcaaagttcttTGTGCAATTATACGTTTATCTGTTGTGTTACATCGGAATGGATACATAAACTACAGAGAAATGGATTTCTCACATTCTCATGAAGGTTTCAAGCTG GTTATTGGGGAAGAAAGGGGTCTGAATCATCAGCCAGTTGTCGAGCAATGTGTGACTGATAAATTTGCAGTAGAACTAACACAtgaattagattattttaaaaag GTGTTGAAGCAAGAATTGTCTGTTGAACTTAAAGCACCGCCATTCTGTTCAAACGAATCATCAAAAGGAAGTTACTAA